The following nucleotide sequence is from Labilibaculum sp. DW002.
CCACCTGAGTGAATTTATTAAATATTTTTTCTTGTTCTGCTTTGCTAATTCCAGGACCAGTATCTTTTACGTAGAAAAGAATGTTGTTTCTATCCTGTATTGCACAACCAAAATCAATCTCACCTTTTTCGGTGAACTTAACAGCATTTTCTAGAAGATAAGATAATACATTTGTTAGTTTTTCAAGATCAGAAAAGATTTTGATCTCTTGAATATCTTCTGTAAAATTAAGAATGAGCCTTTTTTGTGACTCACTAATATTTTGTCCAAAAATAGAATACAGTTTTATGAATAAAGTGTGAATGGTGATTTCTGATTCTTGGAATTCCATTGCTCCACTTTCTAATTGGGAAAGTTCTAGTATTCTATTGAAAAGATCTAATAGTTCTTTACTACTAGCATTTAAAATATGAGTAAATTCATTTCTATCATCTTTAGAAAGGGAATCGTCTCGCAATAATTCTGAAGCACCAATAATTGCATTCATCGGCGTACGAATCTCATGTGAC
It contains:
- a CDS encoding sensor histidine kinase, with translation MEKRPTYKELEKLLQEEKAKTAKAEELKNSFLANMSHEIRTPMNAIIGASELLRDDSLSKDDRNEFTHILNASSKELLDLFNRILELSQLESGAMEFQESEITIHTLFIKLYSIFGQNISESQKRLILNFTEDIQEIKIFSDLEKLTNVLSYLLENAVKFTEKGEIDFGCAIQDRNNILFYVKDTGPGISKAEQEKIFNKFTQVDNSYTRVYSGAGLGLSLCKENVKFLGGKLFIDSHPGQGSIFYFTIPLKYSEANVVLKEKIEAILKRNINDIYSLSTIKKNIAI